The DNA window AGGCATCGAGTCCTTCCGCCGGGACGGAGGCGTCGACCGGTGTGCCCTGGTGGGATCCCGGCAGGGACGAATCGGTCTCGCCCGAGTCCGACATGGTGTGGATCAGCGGTGCCGCCGTGTGTGGCGGCAGCCGCGTACGGCTCCGCCCGGGGGCACGACGGGCTGATGCCCAAGATCTCTTTCTGGAAGGCCGACTGGCCAAGGTCGAGGCTGTCTTCTCCGACGTCGAGGACGAGACCTATCTCGCCGTGACCCTCGAGGACGACCCCGGTGCCGACCTCCAACAGGCTCACGGCCGGTTCCTCTACTTCCGACCGGATGAGGTCGAGCCGGTCGGGGGGGACTCGTGAACGACCGGGTGCTGGTGGCCGGGGTGGGCAACATCTTCCTCGGCGACGACGGCTTCGGCTCGGAGGTGGCCAGGCGCCTGGCAAGCGAGGCTCTCCCTGACGAGGTCACGCTCACCGACTTCGGTATCGGCGGCATACACCTCGCCTACGAGCTCCTGGAGGGATACAAGACCGCCATCCTCGTGGACGCCTGCCCCCGCGGCGAGGAGCCGGGGACGGTCTTTGTCATGGAGGCCGATCGGGACGAGACCCGAGACGGCCCGACGGATCAGCCGGCCGCGATCGCAAGCGCGCTGGCTGACGCGCACGCCATGGAGCCCGGCTCGGTCCTCGAGATGGTCGGGGCGCTCGGGGTGGCTACCCGGGTGCTCGTCGTTGGATGTGAGCCCGCTGACGTCGATGAGGGAATCGGGCTCAGCCCGCCTGTCCGCGGGGCGGTCGGCGAGGCTGTCCGGGTGGTGCTGGCGCTGCTCGAAGACGAGCGGGCGAGCGCGGACCCGGTCGCGTCGGCATCAGGATCGTCTGGTGGTGCCAGAGCGAGAAGGGAGAGTTGAACATGCTACGTCGCTTGTTCACGGCCTCGCTGCTGATCGGGGCGGCTGTGGTGGTGGTGCAGAGCCTCCCCGACCTGGCGAGGTACCTGAGGATCAGGAACATGTAGCGCGGGATGCTGGAGCGAAGCGGTGGGTGGTATGACACGGTTCCGCATCGACCCGGGCCGGTCCCACGTCTGGACCGAGTCCCGCTCGAGCGTGCACCCGATCCACGGAGAGGCGGACGGCCTGCACGGCGAGATGGACGTCCAGCTGCTGGACGGACGACTCGACCTGTCGGTCCCTCCGCGCATCCGCCTCGAGCTGGACGTGGAGCGGCTCAAGTCAGGGAACGCCCTGTACGACGGGGAGATGTTGCGCCGCATCTCCGCACGCCGGTTTCCCACCATCGTCGGAGAGGTCAAGGAGATGCGGGAGCTGGACTCCTCGGACCGCTATCACGTGGCCGGCGAGCTCAAGTTCCACGGCGTCACCCAGCGCGAGCACGGGGAGGTCACGGTGGAGGTCAACGACGGCAGGACACTGGTGATCGACGGAGAGCAGACTTTCGACGTCCGGGACTTCGATATCGAGCCGCCCAAGTTCCTCATGCTCAAGGTTCATCCGGATGTGACGGTCCGGGTCCACGTGGTCGCCGAGGCAGAGGGGTGAGCTGATCATGCACGAGCTCGGGATGTGCGAGGCAATTCTCGATACGGTCGAACGTCGGGCCGCCGGACGACGGGTGTCGGCCTTCACGGTCCGCGTCGGCACGCTGCACCGTGTGGTCGAGCCGGCAATGGACCAGGCGTTCGCCCTGGCCTCCGAGGGCACCCTCGCCGAGGGGGCGGAGCTCCACCTGGTCGTGCTCCCGGTGCGCGGCACGTGCGCGTCGTGCGGGCTGACGACCGAGTCGGCCGAGCCGCCCGTGGCCTGCGCGGGCTGCGGGGCGACAGATCTCGAGCTCAGCGGCGGCGACGAGCTGATCCTCGAGTCGATAGAGGTCGATGCACCACTGCGGGTGGAAAGGAGTGCCGATGTGCCTGGGCATACCCGGTGAGGTGGTAGAGCTCCTTCCCGACCAGCCCGACCTGGCCACCGTCGACGTGAGCGGGGTGCGACGCTCCATCAACGTGGGCCTCCTGGAGAACGAGGTGGTGTCGCCCGGCGACTGGGTGCTCATCCACGTCGGCTTTGCCATGTCCAAGATCGACGAGGATGAAGCGAGGGCCGCACTCGAGTTCCTTGAGGGGATCGGCCAGGCCTACGACGACGAGTTGCGGGCCCTCCAGGAGTCCGGGATCGACGGACCATGACCGCTCGCCACTGGCTTCGGCGCCCGCATCCCGTCGTGATCAACCCGACAAGGAGGTGACAACCCGTGCGCTTCGTCGATGAGTTCCGAGACGCCGAGAAGGCACAGGCGCTGGCCGCCCAGATCACCGCCCTGTGCGAGCCGGCTCGCCACTACAAGCTGATGGAGGTCTGCGGCGGCCACACCCACACGATCTACAAGCACGGCATCGACGACTACCTGCCCGAGAGCATCACGCTCGTCCACGGCCCCGGTTGCCCGGTCTGCGTGATCCCAATGGGCAGGGTCGACGATGCCATCGCCATCGCCGAGCAGCCCGACGTCATCCTGACCACCTTCGGAGACATGATGCGGGTGCCCGGCGGTCGGGGCTCGTTCTTCGACTCGAAGGCGAAGGGCGCCGACATCCGCATGGTCTACTCGCCGCTGGATGCCCTGAAGGTGGCCCGGCACAATCCCGACAAGCGGGTCGTGTTCATGGCCATCGGCTTCGAGACGACGGCCCCGTCAACAGCGATGACGGTCCTGCGGGCAGCATCGGAGGGAATCGAGAACTTCTCGATCTTCTGCAACCACGTCACCATCATCCCCGCCATCAAGGCCATCCTGGACTCTCCCGACCTGCGACTCGACGGGTTCATCGGGCCCGGTCACGTGTCCACCGTCATCGGGTGCAGGCCCTACGACTTCATTGCCCGCCTGCACGCCAAGCCCCTGGTCTGCGCCGGCTTCGAGCCGCTCGACATCCTGCAGTCCGTCTACATGATCATGCAGCAGCTCGCGGGCGGCCGGGCCGAGGTGGAGAACCAGTACTCCCGCGTCGTGCCCTGGGAGGGGAACCCCAAGGCGCTCGCCGTCATCAGCGAGGTGATGGAGCTTCGCCCCTACTTCGAGTGGCGGGGGCTGGGTTTCATCTCCCACTCGGCCCTCAAGGTTCGGGACAGCTACGCCGCCTTTGACGCCGAGCGGATCTTCGAGGTCCCAGGGGTGCGGGTGACCGACCCCAAGGCCTGTCAGTGCGGAGAGGTGCTGAAGGGCGTCATCAAGCCGTGGGAGTGCAAGGTGTTCGGGACCGCCTGCACACCAGAGACACCGATCGGCACCTGCATGGTGTCCTCCGAGGGAGCCTGTGCCGCGTACTACAACTTCGGGAGATTCTCCCGCGACCGCGTGAAGGAGGCGATCAGGACGTGAGCCCCGAGCGGACCGACGCGCCCACCGAGGAGCGGCCGGAGGATGGGCCCGCCGGGGAAACGCACGCTCATACAGAGCCCGGAGCACCCGCTGAGCACCGCGCCGGCGCAGCGCACCTGAGCCGCGAGCAGCAGGTCCTCGAGCGCATCGACAAGGCCCGACATCGCAAGGCCAAGGTCAAGGACGAGCGCATCACGCTTGCCCATGGCTCAGGGGGAAAGGCCACCCACACGCTGATCGAAGCCGTGTTTCTCGAGGCCTTCCGCAACCCCCTCCTCGAAGGCCTGGAGGACCAGGCCACCCCCGTCGTCGACGGCGTGCGCCTGGCGTTCACCACGGAC is part of the Acidimicrobiales bacterium genome and encodes:
- a CDS encoding YceI family protein, whose amino-acid sequence is MTRFRIDPGRSHVWTESRSSVHPIHGEADGLHGEMDVQLLDGRLDLSVPPRIRLELDVERLKSGNALYDGEMLRRISARRFPTIVGEVKEMRELDSSDRYHVAGELKFHGVTQREHGEVTVEVNDGRTLVIDGEQTFDVRDFDIEPPKFLMLKVHPDVTVRVHVVAEAEG
- a CDS encoding HypC/HybG/HupF family hydrogenase formation chaperone yields the protein MCLGIPGEVVELLPDQPDLATVDVSGVRRSINVGLLENEVVSPGDWVLIHVGFAMSKIDEDEARAALEFLEGIGQAYDDELRALQESGIDGP
- the hypD gene encoding hydrogenase formation protein HypD; translated protein: MRFVDEFRDAEKAQALAAQITALCEPARHYKLMEVCGGHTHTIYKHGIDDYLPESITLVHGPGCPVCVIPMGRVDDAIAIAEQPDVILTTFGDMMRVPGGRGSFFDSKAKGADIRMVYSPLDALKVARHNPDKRVVFMAIGFETTAPSTAMTVLRAASEGIENFSIFCNHVTIIPAIKAILDSPDLRLDGFIGPGHVSTVIGCRPYDFIARLHAKPLVCAGFEPLDILQSVYMIMQQLAGGRAEVENQYSRVVPWEGNPKALAVISEVMELRPYFEWRGLGFISHSALKVRDSYAAFDAERIFEVPGVRVTDPKACQCGEVLKGVIKPWECKVFGTACTPETPIGTCMVSSEGACAAYYNFGRFSRDRVKEAIRT
- a CDS encoding hydrogenase maturation nickel metallochaperone HypA: MHELGMCEAILDTVERRAAGRRVSAFTVRVGTLHRVVEPAMDQAFALASEGTLAEGAELHLVVLPVRGTCASCGLTTESAEPPVACAGCGATDLELSGGDELILESIEVDAPLRVERSADVPGHTR
- a CDS encoding hydrogenase maturation protease; its protein translation is MNDRVLVAGVGNIFLGDDGFGSEVARRLASEALPDEVTLTDFGIGGIHLAYELLEGYKTAILVDACPRGEEPGTVFVMEADRDETRDGPTDQPAAIASALADAHAMEPGSVLEMVGALGVATRVLVVGCEPADVDEGIGLSPPVRGAVGEAVRVVLALLEDERASADPVASASGSSGGARARRES